The Streptomyces sp. 135 sequence TGGCATGAATACCGCGGAGGCTGGTACTCGACGTATGCCCGGCGTACGACGCGTATGCCCGGCGTGCGACGAGGGCCGCGTCACCTGTGGTAAAGCGTTGAGTTCGGTGAGTCGTTGTTTCTGCGAGCGGAAGCGGTGAACATGGGCGTAGCGCAAAGGCCTGGCATTACGGCAGAGGTGACCGGCAGTGAAACGCTCGTGTCGCCCGTCAATTCGCACAATGAGTGGGACCCGCTGGAGGAAGTGATCGTCGGGCGTCTCGACGGCGCGACGATTCCCTCCAGCCACCCCGTGGTGGCCTGCAACATTCCGAGCTGGGCGGCGCGGCTGCAAGGACTGGCCGCCGGTTTCGAGTACCCGCGCAGGCTCATCGAGCCCGCGCAGCAGGAACTCGACCAGTTCGTCACTCTCCTGGAGTCCCTCGGCGTCACCGTCACACGGCCGGACGCGGTGGACTACAAGCAGCGCTTCGCCACCCCCGACTGGTCCTCGCGCGGCTTCTGCAATTCCTGTCCTCGCGACGGCATGCTCGTCATCGGCGACGAGATCATCGAAACGCCGATGGCGTGGCCGTGCCGGTATTACGAGACCCACTCCTATCGGGCGCTCCTCAAGGACTACTTCCGCCGCGGCGCCCGCTGGACGGCCGCCCCGAAGCCCCAGCTCACCGAAGAGCTGTATGACAAGGATTTCCGGCCGCCTAAGGACGGCGAGCCGATGCGCTACATCCTCACCGAGTTCGAGCCGGTATTCGACGCGGCCGATTTCATGCGCGCGGGCCGCGATCTGTTCGTGACGCGGAGCAACGTCACCAATCAGATGGGCATCGACTGGCTGCGCCGCCATCTCGGGCCCGGCTATCGCATCCACGAGATCGAGAGCCGCTGCCGCACACCCATGCACATCGACACGACGTTCGTCCTGCTCGCCCCCGGCAAGGTCCTGGT is a genomic window containing:
- a CDS encoding amidinotransferase, with the protein product MGVAQRPGITAEVTGSETLVSPVNSHNEWDPLEEVIVGRLDGATIPSSHPVVACNIPSWAARLQGLAAGFEYPRRLIEPAQQELDQFVTLLESLGVTVTRPDAVDYKQRFATPDWSSRGFCNSCPRDGMLVIGDEIIETPMAWPCRYYETHSYRALLKDYFRRGARWTAAPKPQLTEELYDKDFRPPKDGEPMRYILTEFEPVFDAADFMRAGRDLFVTRSNVTNQMGIDWLRRHLGPGYRIHEIESRCRTPMHIDTTFVLLAPGKVLVNPEYIDVDRLPDVLRSWDVLVAPEPDPIDERLLKMTSMCGKWLSMNVLMIDEKRVIAERHHTGMLRALESWGFEPIPCDLLHYAPFGGAFHCATLDVRRRGTLETYCD